DNA from Chloroherpetonaceae bacterium:
AGTTGAGTTATTGCTATTTGAATTATTTGCAGAAATTGAAGGCATTTCTTCTTCGAAACCAAACTTAGAGCCTGAAAAAGAAGAGAAAGATGCTCCACCGTTAATGGAAAGATCGGCTAAGTCGGTGAGTTGGTCGTTTAAACCTCCGTTATCGGAACCTACTGCGCCTATTACACTTTCGGCGGCTTCGGTGGTTGCTTGTACGGAAGTATCATCGGTTGTGCTGGAAAGATTATCATCCTTACAGCTTGAGAAAGAGAAAGCGACGAAAATTGCCGCCATTATAGCCAAGAAAACTGGATTGCGTTTCATAAAAATGATGGATTAGATTGTTGAAATTGTAATTAAGATTGCTATCAGAAATCTGCGCTTTATTTTCTGTTCGTAGGGTTTGACTGACTTGAAATAGAAAGGTTTAACCCATTGGTTAAAAAAAATGACGTTGTGCGTTAGCGCACATTTCAACGCGTGAATTCTTCAACCCAAATGAGTTTTGGGGTAAAATCTGTATTAACAAAAAGAAAAGCGTTTTGTCGATATTCAATCGCTATTCTCAAAACTTCCTGAAAAGGGATTGAAAGAATAAAGAGACTTTTTTCCTCTGGCCAATTAGTGTGATTTGGAATTCCAGAAGCAGGAAAGAAGTGATAATTCAGTGAAATAATCTTTGTGAATTGTTGAAACACAAGCTCATTTTCTTGAGGCGAATGTTGGATAGAATGAGGATTTTGAGAGGTTATAAACGCGGCGGTTTTTGCTTGATTTATCTCCATAACAAGTTTGCACGCTTCATTAAACATATCGATTTCCAAATCAAATGATCCTTTCGGATGGAAAACTCGGTACCGTGTATCACGATACACCGCATCAAACAGTTCTTTTTTCGTGGGATTCATCGCTTAAATGGGCTAATCCAAAATAAAACGACATTCGTTTGGGTTGATTCCCCTTCGATACCTAAAGAAAAATCTCCGTCTTTTTTGAGGTAAGTACCAAAAATTTTATCCCAAAATGAAAGGAAACTTGAAAAGTTATGAAGGCTTTCGTGGTGATTTCGTGAATGATGAACTTGGTGCATTGGCGGTGTTACAATCAAAACGGATAAGAACTTATTTACAAATGGATTCAGAGAAATATTCGCATGATGAAATAAAATTACTGTTAGGGAGAGAAGATCATAAATCAACCAAGTGGCGGGAGGAATAGGGAATACAGCAAACAGGAGCGATCGCAAGCCGTAGGAAAAAACGATTTCAACCCAATGGAAACGAAAGGTAGAGGTCAAATTCATCGACGACTCCTCGTGGTGAAGTTTATGAAATCGCCACAAAAATTGATTGTGATGATAATATCGGTGAAGGAAATACATCATTACATCAATGGAAAGTATTCCGAAAACAAACATGATGTATATAGTTGAAGGGAGCGTCATCGTTTTTGGAGAAAGTCCTATCATTTTGAATAAATACTCCAAAATCGAGATTCCAAAAATTGATTGTAAATGGAGTGTAAGAAAAAAAAATAAAAGTGGAATTAAAGTATTAATGAGACCGATGCAAAGATTAAAAATGCGACCCTTGATACTTAGGATAAAGTTTCTTTTGGGAAAGAATATCTCAAAAATAAATAAAATGATAAAGTGAAAGGCGAGAAGTAGAAAGATGTTGAATTTGGTGAAAACGTTTGAGTTATCAAGGAAAACAAAGAATGATAGGGTGAACATAAAATTTTATTCTTGTTCCTTTGACTTTTCCTTTTTCGTTGGGGTTCCAAATTCTTGTTTTTTCCCAGAGTAAGGCTTCTTTAAGCGGTCTTTATACTTTGCTTTTTTGGAATCTTGCATTTCCTGATATGGATCGGTAGGCTCGCAAGAAGCGAGTGAGGAGGATAAAATTCCGAGAAGAAGCGCTAAAATTAGAGCGCTGATTGAGGATTGGTATCTTGGTTTCAAATTGGTCTCCATAATTAAAAACGGTTATCTTCGAAAAGACGCGTCTTCTGCTAAATCATCGTGTCGTGATTTCTTATTTAAGATATCATCAATGTAATCATCAATGGTATAAAATCCTTTCTTTCCGCCTTGCTCGCGAGACATCCATTTTGCTACTTCAATTGCGCCTTGAGCAAAACCAATTCGATTTTTAGCCTGATGAGAAATTTCAATTGAATCGAATTCTGAATCGGCGTGAAACCGATGAATGCCAAAAACTTTTCCAAGCCTCATTGAAGAAATGAGCAATTGACTCGGGTTACCTATTTCTAACAAATTAGCATCTGTAATAATTTGCTTCTTTCTCGGCATTTGTGCAAGAATTTCTTCTGCCGCTTTTAATGCGGTTCCGCTTGGATAATCAACTTTTGAATTATGATGTACTTCAGAGAGTGAAACATCAAAATGCTCAAATGATTCTAAAAGCCGCGAAGCCTGACGCACCAACCTAAAAAAAATATTGACTCCCAACGAAAAATTGGCGGCAATAAGCATACCCGAGCCGTTTCTTAAAACTCTATCTCGAACTTTAGCTTCTTCATTATTCCAACCGGTTGTTCCTACAACAATTGGTTTTTTGCTGGTCAAAAGCACGTCAATATTTTTGAGAAAAGCTTCTCGGTGAGTGGCTTCGATAATGATATCAGCCTCGGAGAATAAATCAGGTTTCAGCACTGTGTCTGAGCCGTATTTCCCAACAATGGTATGACCTTCTTTAATTGCCATTTCCTCAATGACAGAATTGAGTTTTCCTTTACCAACAAGTGAGATTTTCATTACCTTTTATCCTTTTTCTCCTAAAGCCTTCAATAAAAATGTTTTTCGGTGAATTTGTGAGCGACCCAATTTACGAATTGCATTGATATGTTCAGAAGTTGCGTAACCATAATGATGAGCAAATCCATACCCCGGATATAACTGATCGAATTCTTTCATGATTCGGTCTCTCGCTGTTTTGGCAAGAATTGAAGCTGCTGCAATCGAATAGACTCGTGAATCTCCCTTAACAACGGTTTCAAAGGGAAGAGGAAGCGCAGGACTAAACCGATTCCCATCAATAAGCAAATAACTTGGGAGCGGGCTAAGTGAAGCGATAGCTTCATTCATTGCTTGAAATGTTGCGTTCAAAATATTGATTGAATCGATGACTTCATGAGTAACCGACTTTACTGAAAAACCGTATGCCGATTCCTTTATCGCAACCTCAAGCGAAGCCCGCTCACTAATTGAAAGTTTTTTTGAGTCAGTAACATTCTTAAGAATTCCATTCGGAGAAAATCCTTTTGGAAATACTACAGCGGCTGCAACAACCGGACCTGCCAAAGGCCCTCTTCCGGCTTCATCGACGCCGCAAACAAAGTCATGTGTACGCCATAAGTGGCGTTCGAAATCGGTATCCACAATGATGTTGCTAAAAATCTCCGAAACGAGTTTCTACGAGTTCAACCAACGCTTTATCTCCCTGCTCTTTCGAAGGCGCTTTCCCGTGCCAATTTGTTCCATCGGGCATAGTTCCTTCAAGAAATGAAACTCCTTTCCCCATTACGGTATTTGCAAGGATAACCGTCGGCTTTCCTGAACCTCTGTTTTTTTTAGCTCTATCAACGGTCGAAAGAAAATCGATGATGTTATTTCCGTCGCAACCTAAAACATGCCAACCAAACGACAACCATTTTTCATGAAAGGGTTCAATCCCCATCACTTTAGAAACTTCACCATCGATTTGTTGATTGTTAAAATCAATGATGGAAATGAGATGATCAACTTTGTGATGCGATGCCGAAAGAGCTGCTTCCCAAATTTGCCCCTCTTGACACTCACCATCGCCCATTAAACAAAACACCGAGTTTTCATTTCCGCTAAGTCTAAACCCAAGCGCTGCACCGATCGCAACTGAAAGCCCTTGTCCAAGAGAGCCTGAAGCGATTCTTATACCTGCAAGCCCTGTATCTGTTGCCGGGTGCCCTTGCAGGCGAGAATTAATTTTTCTGAAAGAGGCAAGTTCAGAAATTGGAAAATATCCGCTTCGTGCAAGCGTACTATACCATACGGGAGAAATATGTCCGTTTGAAAGAAAAAGGAAATCTTGATTGGGATTGGATAAAAAGTGTTCGCGGTCGTGCTTAAGAATTTTGAAATAAAGAGCAGTGAAAATATCCGCCATTCCTAAAGAGCCACCTGTATGACCCGACTGTGAAAGCACAAGCATACGAATGATATCTCGGCGAATTTGACGAGCCATTTCTTGAAGATCTTCATTCGTATTTAGTTTTGGAACAAGATAGTCTTTGGCGAAAGGCAGTTCTTGAAGCGTTTGCATTGGATTGACCTGATAGAATAGAAAAGTCTTTAATTACGAAGGGCGATTTTATAAACATCGCGGTGAGCGAGTAAAATAAACCCAGATAGAAAAATGATGAAATAAAGCATGCTCACATTTTCAAAAAAAGGAGCAATGAGGAGCATCCCAACCGTGCCTGAAATGTTACAGAAGTGAATGTTTTTTGAATAACCCCAAGCGAGAGCCCAAACAATAATCCACGATATCGGAAGTGATAGCGCAAAAAGCACCGTTGCGCCAAAAGCGGTTGCTAAACCTCTTCCACCCTTAAAGCGAAGCCACAAAGGAAAAATGTGACCTACAACGACAAACAGTGCTGCAACGGAATTAATAAAGGCAGGACTTTCGGAATAAGCTGCTGGAAATAAATTTCGTGCAACTAAAACGGCAGCAATTCCTTTAAGCCAATCTAATATGCCAACTAAAACTCCTAAACCTTTTGATCCGGATACTTCAAAAGTATTCATTGCTCCTACATTTCCTGTCCCGAACTGCCGAATATCTTTTCCTTGACTAAACTTGAAAAGAATAAATGCAAATGGAATCGATCCAATCAAATAAGAAATCAAAATAAGTAAGGTTTGATCAGAAAGGCTCATACGATTAGAGTTCAATTAAATGTTTTGGTGCCTTTGGATAGGGATCACCTCCAAAAGCCGTGACTTCAACTATGTCTTCGATACGAATGCCGAATTCGCCCGAAAAGTAAAGGCCGGGTTCTATTGTTACTGTTGCACCAAGCGGTAAAGTCATTTTTCGATTTCTTCCCAAAATTGGATTTTCGTGAACTTGTATGCCAATACTGTGACCCAACGAATGTGTAAAAAATTTATCCAATCCTTTTGTCGAGAAATAATTTCGAACGATGGAATCTATTTCCTCACCGGTTTTATTTGGTTCGAGTGATGCAATGCCAAGCAAGTGGGCTTCAAGTACATTCTGATAGGCTTCTCGCGCTTTTTGACTTGCTTTTCCCAAGACAATTGTTCGTGTTTGATCGGAGCAATAGCCTTGATAAACGGTTCCCATATCAATCACAATCATCTCGTTAGGAAGCAAGCGTTGTTTGGTTGCTCGTGCGTGAGGGAGAGCACTTCGGGCACCGGAGGCGACAATAGGATCAAAGGAATCTTTTTCGCCACCATATTTCTTATTCCAATACGAAATTTCAGCCGCCAAATCAAGCTCTGTCATTTGAGGGGTAATCAACGAAAGTAATTTCTCAAAAACTTTATCGGTAATCGAAACTGCGGCTTTAATAAAATCTCGTTCAACCGTTGATTTCGCAGCAACCCATTCATCAAAAAACCCTATTTGTGCATTCCACTCCAATTGAGGGGTTGCTGCCTTGAGCTTTTCAAATTCAGAAACAGAAAGTTTATCTGACTGGAAACCAATCGAATGAATTGTTGCAAGCCTGCCGTTGGTGACTGAATCAACCTTTAATTCATGAGCGAGTCCTTCACTTGAAATAAATCCAAATCCTAGAAGCAACTCATTTTTTAATTGCTCTGTATATCGACCATCCGTAATAAGCCATAAGTCATTTGCATTAAGAATTACCGATGCATTTGAACCGGTAAATCCGGTCAGCCAACGAATAATTGGAATATCGGTAATTAGGAAAGCGTCAAGGTTGAGATTCCTTAATTTATTTTGAATGGCAATTCGTCGTTCATTCGCAAAATGAGCAGGCGGCGTATCCCTTTGAATTGGATGAAGTAACTCGGTATAAGCAGGCATTGAAATGAATTAACTCATGAAAAGATAAGGCTTCCAAGATTCGGAAACATTGCCTATGAATCGCTGCATAAACATAATATGATTGGGCCGAACGGGACGGCGAAAAAGATGCATCCCTGCTTGTTCAGGCGTACGATTAGCCTTTCGGTTGTTGCATTTCGTACAGGCAGTAATGAGATTTTCCCAAGTATCAGCACCTCCTTGTGATTTAGGAACCACATGATCTATGGTTAAGGGCAAGTCAACCCGCCCGCAATACTGGCATTTATTGCCATCTCTGCGTAAAATATTTCGACGCGTGAGCATAATTTTTTTGTATGGAACAGCGATAAACATCACGAGCCGTACGACGCAAGGCATTGGAAATTTTCTTGAAACGGTATGAATAAATTCATCCGGATATGAAGCGACAAGTTCCGCTTTTCCGGCGAAAATGAGAATAATCGCTTTGCGAACATCGCAAATCGTCATAGGCTCATAGCTTTGATTGAGCACGAGTACTTTTTGCCCAAGCCGGTTAATCATTGTTAGAATCTATTTTAAATTTTCCAACTCATTACATACTGTTCATCGTCGAAAAGAGCAGCTTCTTTCGTCAGAAAGAGAGGTCGAAATGTATCAACCATCACTGCATATTCTTTGGTTTCCTTTGCGCCAATACTTTTTTCAACCGTGCCGGGATGCGGCCCGTGCGGAATCCCGCCCGGATGCAAAGTCAGAGAAGCAGTATCGATACCTTTTCTACTCATAAAATTTCCATCCACGTAATATAGGACTTCGTCCGAATCAATATTACTGTGGTTATAAGGCGCCGGTATTGCAGAGGGATGGTAATCGAAAAGCCTTGGAACAAAATTACAAACCACCATTTGTGAAGTTTCAAAAACTTGATGAACCGGAGGCGGCTGGTGAATTCTTCCCGTAATCGGTTCAAAGTCGTAAATGCTAAAAGCATAGGGATAATAAAATCCATCCCAACCAACAACATCAAATGGATGACGGTCGTAATGAAATCGCGCGTAAAGCAAACCTTTTTTTACTCGGATTTCAAAATCTCCTTTTTCTTCACGTGCAAGAAGAGATTCGGGTGGGCGAAGATCGCGCTCGCAAAATGGGCTATGCTCCAAAAGTTGCCCGAACTCATTTCGGTAGCGTTTGGGTGTTTGAACAGGAGCAAGCGACTCAATAATAAAAAACCGATGGGGTACATCGGCAAACTTGAATTGATAGGTTACTCCGCGAGGAATAACCAGATAGTCGCCCTGTTTATAACGGAGTTTACCTAAGAGCGTATCCAATTCACCCTCACCCTCATGAACAAAAAGAATTTCATCGGCACTTCCATTTCGATAAAAATATTCCATCGAATTTTCGGGTAGAGCAATTGAGATAACGATGTCGCTATTAAAAAGAATCGGTGTTCGAGCGGCAAAAAAATCACCACCGCGCTTTGCGGATTTCATTCTTAAATGGTGATGGCGAAGCCGCTTCTCGTCCCAAGGGTCAAGTTTTAAAACTTCTGTTGAGCCGAGATCAGTAATATTTGTTGGTGGTGCCAAGCGATAGGCATTTGTATAAACACCGCTAAAC
Protein-coding regions in this window:
- a CDS encoding DUF3293 domain-containing protein, whose amino-acid sequence is MNPTKKELFDAVYRDTRYRVFHPKGSFDLEIDMFNEACKLVMEINQAKTAAFITSQNPHSIQHSPQENELVFQQFTKIISLNYHFFPASGIPNHTNWPEEKSLFILSIPFQEVLRIAIEYRQNAFLFVNTDFTPKLIWVEEFTR
- a CDS encoding sterol desaturase family protein, with translation MIGLSPKTMTLPSTIYIMFVFGILSIDVMMYFLHRYYHHNQFLWRFHKLHHEESSMNLTSTFRFHWVEIVFSYGLRSLLFAVFPIPPATWLIYDLLSLTVILFHHANISLNPFVNKFLSVLIVTPPMHQVHHSRNHHESLHNFSSFLSFWDKIFGTYLKKDGDFSLGIEGESTQTNVVLFWISPFKR
- the dapB gene encoding 4-hydroxy-tetrahydrodipicolinate reductase — its product is MKISLVGKGKLNSVIEEMAIKEGHTIVGKYGSDTVLKPDLFSEADIIIEATHREAFLKNIDVLLTSKKPIVVGTTGWNNEEAKVRDRVLRNGSGMLIAANFSLGVNIFFRLVRQASRLLESFEHFDVSLSEVHHNSKVDYPSGTALKAAEEILAQMPRKKQIITDANLLEIGNPSQLLISSMRLGKVFGIHRFHADSEFDSIEISHQAKNRIGFAQGAIEVAKWMSREQGGKKGFYTIDDYIDDILNKKSRHDDLAEDASFRR
- a CDS encoding ribonuclease HII; translated protein: MVDTDFERHLWRTHDFVCGVDEAGRGPLAGPVVAAAVVFPKGFSPNGILKNVTDSKKLSISERASLEVAIKESAYGFSVKSVTHEVIDSINILNATFQAMNEAIASLSPLPSYLLIDGNRFSPALPLPFETVVKGDSRVYSIAAASILAKTARDRIMKEFDQLYPGYGFAHHYGYATSEHINAIRKLGRSQIHRKTFLLKALGEKG
- a CDS encoding transketolase, producing MQTLQELPFAKDYLVPKLNTNEDLQEMARQIRRDIIRMLVLSQSGHTGGSLGMADIFTALYFKILKHDREHFLSNPNQDFLFLSNGHISPVWYSTLARSGYFPISELASFRKINSRLQGHPATDTGLAGIRIASGSLGQGLSVAIGAALGFRLSGNENSVFCLMGDGECQEGQIWEAALSASHHKVDHLISIIDFNNQQIDGEVSKVMGIEPFHEKWLSFGWHVLGCDGNNIIDFLSTVDRAKKNRGSGKPTVILANTVMGKGVSFLEGTMPDGTNWHGKAPSKEQGDKALVELVETRFGDF
- a CDS encoding glycerol-3-phosphate acyltransferase, giving the protein MSLSDQTLLILISYLIGSIPFAFILFKFSQGKDIRQFGTGNVGAMNTFEVSGSKGLGVLVGILDWLKGIAAVLVARNLFPAAYSESPAFINSVAALFVVVGHIFPLWLRFKGGRGLATAFGATVLFALSLPISWIIVWALAWGYSKNIHFCNISGTVGMLLIAPFFENVSMLYFIIFLSGFILLAHRDVYKIALRN
- a CDS encoding aminopeptidase P family protein, whose protein sequence is MPAYTELLHPIQRDTPPAHFANERRIAIQNKLRNLNLDAFLITDIPIIRWLTGFTGSNASVILNANDLWLITDGRYTEQLKNELLLGFGFISSEGLAHELKVDSVTNGRLATIHSIGFQSDKLSVSEFEKLKAATPQLEWNAQIGFFDEWVAAKSTVERDFIKAAVSITDKVFEKLLSLITPQMTELDLAAEISYWNKKYGGEKDSFDPIVASGARSALPHARATKQRLLPNEMIVIDMGTVYQGYCSDQTRTIVLGKASQKAREAYQNVLEAHLLGIASLEPNKTGEEIDSIVRNYFSTKGLDKFFTHSLGHSIGIQVHENPILGRNRKMTLPLGATVTIEPGLYFSGEFGIRIEDIVEVTAFGGDPYPKAPKHLIEL
- a CDS encoding HNH endonuclease, encoding MINRLGQKVLVLNQSYEPMTICDVRKAIILIFAGKAELVASYPDEFIHTVSRKFPMPCVVRLVMFIAVPYKKIMLTRRNILRRDGNKCQYCGRVDLPLTIDHVVPKSQGGADTWENLITACTKCNNRKANRTPEQAGMHLFRRPVRPNHIMFMQRFIGNVSESWKPYLFMS
- a CDS encoding homogentisate 1,2-dioxygenase; translated protein: MFYHKLGEIPHKRHVQFRKPDGSLYAEELMSTKGFSGVYTNAYRLAPPTNITDLGSTEVLKLDPWDEKRLRHHHLRMKSAKRGGDFFAARTPILFNSDIVISIALPENSMEYFYRNGSADEILFVHEGEGELDTLLGKLRYKQGDYLVIPRGVTYQFKFADVPHRFFIIESLAPVQTPKRYRNEFGQLLEHSPFCERDLRPPESLLAREEKGDFEIRVKKGLLYARFHYDRHPFDVVGWDGFYYPYAFSIYDFEPITGRIHQPPPVHQVFETSQMVVCNFVPRLFDYHPSAIPAPYNHSNIDSDEVLYYVDGNFMSRKGIDTASLTLHPGGIPHGPHPGTVEKSIGAKETKEYAVMVDTFRPLFLTKEAALFDDEQYVMSWKI